gatggatggatggatggatggatggatggatggatggatggatggatggatggatggatggatgcatgcatggatgaatggatgaatggctGTATGGATGAATGGCTGTATGGATGAATGGCtgtatggatggatgaatggatggatggatggatgaatggatgaatggatgaatggatgaatggatgaatggatggatggatggatggatggatggatggatgcatgcatggatggatggatggatggatagactgGGAATGCTACAAATGAATTGCCCCCTTGGGGATAAATGAAGTCTGAACTGAATCAGTCTCTTATCGTTCTGTAAATGTCTCATATCAGATGACTCATTAAGCTAATTGGGAGATAATGTTGTGATGTTTTGGTATTAAAACCTGAGGAAGACCATCTGAGGTTGAAACATATCAGTCCATCATGTCCACATGAAATAAAAgcagtttgtcttttttttttacaaaagcatCTCAGTGACTCAGTGATCTCAATATTTATTTTCCGACAGGCCGTGAAGGCAGCATGAACTCCTCTTCCGGTTGTccgacaattattttttttttgaagacaaatatatatttatatataaatatatatatatataaaaatatatatataatatatatatatacatatatatataacggATCTGATAATTTTTTGGGCAAAAGACACATTAAAGAACATACAAGATTTTTCGGAGAATACAtacttataatataatacaatataaacgttatctaaataaatgaaaaaaggaggaatgtatataaataaacagtcaTTTGTTAATCAGCAGGCATAGATaagaacactaaataaaaaAGAGGAGCAAGGACTTCAGAAATAAgcttcaaaaaaataaaaacaataagaaaCGAGACATTTCCCCTCAAATCTGTCTTGATATTTTACTAgactacatttttttaattaagtggTGAGAAAAAATAACTTGAAATCATGTATACCCGGTTGTCCGACAAGGCTTATAGAAGGAGGCTGGTAACGCGTCATCAATACGTCATACCTTCGGGGGTactacacatgcgcagtagaatctggtctgcactcgctgaaattgagccaatcacaacgcaggaccgcagcttcagttccactgcgcatgcgtcatacCCCAAAATCTAACCTCCTTCTACAGGCCTTGATGTCAGAGCGGAAGTTCAGATGTTCGTCTTGTTTAATGTTCCGGGTCGCTCATTCAAAACAACAACCATCACTTCAGGAGTTATTGAGCGGTGAGTTTGAGTTTACATCAGAGAACTCAGGTACCGTTCTGACCGTATTGATGATTTGAGTCTCTGGAGGAGCAGAAAGTTGTTATTTAACCTAAAGTCTGTTGAAGTTCCTGTTTTAACTTCTTGTTGGGTTGTTTCATACACAATAACGAACTTCTACTACCAGCTGAGCTTCCAGGCCTTCAACGTTACCACAGAACATGTTCAATGATGACCCCTTAAGCCCCgctcctctggtcctctggtcctctggtcctctggtcctctggtcctctgctcctctggtcctctggtcctctggtcctcctctggtcctctgctcctctgctcctctggtcctcctctggtcctctggtcctctggtcctctggtcctctgctcctctggtcctctggtcctctgctcctctgctcctctggtcctctgctcctctggtcctcctctggtcctcctctggtcctctggtcctctggtcctctggtcctctggtcctctgctcctctggtcctctggtcctctgctcctctggtcctctggtcctctgctcctctgctcctctggtcctctgctcctctggtcctcctctggtcctcctctggtcctctggtcctctggtcctctgctcctctggtcctctggtcctctggtcctctggtcctctggtcctctggtcctctgctcctctggtcctctggtcctctggtcctctggtcctctggtcctctggtcctctggtcctctggtcctctggtcctctgctcctctgctcctctgctcctctggtcctctggtcctctggtcctctgctcctctggtcctctggtcctcctctggtcctctgctcctctggtcctctggtcctctggtcctctggtcctctggtcctctggtcctctggtcctctggtcctctggtcctctgctcctctgctcctctgctcctctggtcctctggtcctctggtcctctgctcctctggtcctctggtcctcctctggtcctctgctcctctggtcctctggtcctctggtcctcctctggtcctctggtcctctgctcctctgcctgccttcacacaccgtgctccttctctctcgctccacctctcacgtgcatgctgctcactccacactgcagaagagttagtttagctctgagaatatctagtgaatgttcagtggacgtttgtgcagaaataactgctgcagctcctccagaccaacagaggtttcccgtgtcttgtgaagtgacggggctccgcagagagaaacgttatcgtctcccccgttccctccggccgtggtcgggaggccgaggcgggaaaagccaacactaggatcagcattgattcatggagagaccttggtctggtcagctaacattactgccaagcagctgagatatagagtgatattgtgcttttagctgacgtgtgtctcctcactgtgttgagtgatgctccttcatgtctatgtagagcgagcacaagcgccagcaacaggacgctgactttagttgacttaacggacacaggtgaagctgttaacaagacatttaggattcttactaACAGCCCCTTTAAGTATTGCctgtttccttcttcttcttcttcgtttgGTTTAATGGCGActgttctcttaatacatccatgatgtgAGTGTTAACTACCGTTGATTGTTTCCATGTCTGTGTATTTTAGATTTCCGTGTCAGTAGCAGAGCTCTGCAGTGATGATGTCCAGTAACGGTGAGGAGCGGAGCGGCTCGGCTCTCAGGTGCTTCGGACAGGTAACGTTAAACACACCAACTCCTTTAACCATAAACTCCTGAGACACtcatttattcagttttaaaatCAGTGTGTGAAAAACCAGCCAGCCTTTATTCTAGTTCTTATTGTTAATATGATTGTTCCTGTGTTGTCAGTACACGTACACAGCGGAGGAGCACCAGGCGGTGCACCGAGCTCTGCGACAGAGGCTGGGACCGGAGTACATCAGCAGCAGGATGGCTGGAGGAGGACAGAAGGCCAGTCTTTGtttatctctctgtgtctgtcagcTGGTCATTAGAATCACACCGTTACTGCATTTTCATTGCACTgaagaaccccccccccccccccccccccccaacataACATGCACGGTACCTgggatcgtgtgtgtgtgtgtgtgtgtgtgtgtgtgtgtgatatatatTAATAGAATATTGACCTGACAggtgttgtttatgttgtttatgttgtttgttCCTCTGTTGATTGTTTGGATCGTGTGATGACAGTCAATACAGttttatctgatcttatcttaagGATAATATTTCCTCGAGGGGAAACTATAAGATATTGTTGCAACCTACTTTCCAGTTTGATAAATCAGTTAATCATAAGACCACCCCCCCTCTCTCATGTCAACTCATGAATGGACTCTTCCAGGTTTGCTATGTTGAAGGGCATCGTGTGATCGGCCTGGCCAACGAGATGTTTGGATACAACGGATGGTCTCACTCCATCTCTCAGCAGAACGTCGGTACGACTCCTCCAGCTTCTCGTCACCAGAGGATGCCGTTAAAGTCGACACAGTCAGACTGACAACACTCTTCTGTTTTACAGACTTCATCGACCACCTCAACGGGAAGTTCTATGTGGGAGTCAGTGCGTTTATCAAAGTGCAGCTGAAGGTCAGATGAAGAACCATTTAtgttactgtattgattttaatttcattttctcATGATGGATAACCTGATCAAGATTATCAGATTAGAATTCAACATTATGTATATTTCATGTCGTCCACATGAGTTTGTGTGTAACGTGCACTCTTCCTCCAGGACGGGTCGTTCCATGAGGATGTCGGGTACGGAGTCAGTGAAGGACTGAAGTCTAAAGCTCTGTCGCTGGAGAAGGCCAGAAAGGAAGCTGTCACGGACGGCATGAAGAGAGCACTGAAGTACTGGAATATCAATCTTTCTAAAATATGATATGTTATAAGAAGACTGATGAAAGACTCGCTGACGTTCAacttctttgttgttttttggggtCTTGTTTAGATGCTTCGGTAACGCTCTTGGAAACTGCATCCTGGATAAAGAATACCTCATAGCCATTAACAAGATCCCCAAACAGGTCAGATACAGATCAACCCTTAGCATTTAGTGTCTTTATTCTCATTCAACAATGTTTGGATGCTGAATCTCCTCCTCTACACCAAGCCTCGACCTCCTGTGGACCCGGCCCAGACCAAGCGCTCTGAGGGGGAGCCGTCGGTGGAGAAGGCCCGGATCTCCAGTCTGGTCCGAGAGCAAAAGCTCGTATCTGCGGCGGGTCCTGGCAGGACGCCGCTGGAGCCCAGAGTCctcaaccagaaccagaactatTCAGACGTTCATACCCCTACAGCTGCCGGCCCCGCTGACAGGAGGAGTGAGAACCTGGACTCCAGGTAACCAGCAGCGGGTCTAGTGGCTGTTTTTAACGACACTTCTTCATCTCTTGTGCTTCACCTCCGATCTGTGACCTCCGTCTCTCCCTCTAAGACCCGTCACGGACTCGGTAGACGTCAGCGGGTCTGAAGTGCACACGGACCCCAAACAGCTGAGAAAGCtccggcagcagcagcttcaagaGAAGTTccggagagagatggagacccggaagctgcagcagaaacaggATTACGCCAAgtctgaggacacagaggtcgTTATTGGACGAGGATCCAGCGGAGGTAAAGGTTTCCTGTGTCGTCATGAGGGATTTCATTCTGTGTAAAGCAGCGGTCTCCAACTCAAATTACCCAGAAGTGGACGGGtttgtctttactacagcttcAGTACTCAGCAATAAGTTCCTCCCTCGTACCGACAGTAGCGCTGTGAGACTGTTTATCTGACAACAGCTGATTTCTGCTGGCAGACTGAAGAAGAATAGGAAGAAGTCACATTTAATgccacaaaaaataaatatccaaCTCTCTTGAAACTGCTAAACTGTTGAAAAGTTGCACAGCCGGCTACATGTGAAGTAAAGAGTTGATTTTTATGCTTTGATTTTGAAGCCTTGCtagtaaaatgaaaaaaagactgaaaaataaaaacaggaaaataatcatttgCAGACCAGATGTGATGTTGAATTTGAAACGTGCTTTATGACATTGTGTTGGATTTGGCCTCCAGGTTTGAGTGTCTCTTTGTTCTTAACTTTTAGGAGTATGAGTGTTTTTCTAAAGGTGTAATCCATTCCTCCAGGTCATGAAGATGTACCTGCGTGCAGGGACAGCAGCTCAGCTGGACACAGGAAGCCCAGCAGCAGGGACGAGCATCTAGCAGGTGCTGTAAACCAGAGGGCTCAACATACTTTAACACAGTGTGGGGAGGAAACCTGCCTCTCTTCACCTTTTCCCAGCGAGCCTCACTCAGTGAAACTGGTTTGTCTTCTCCTGCAGACGATCCTGAGCTCTGGGATTTCACTCTGGACGGGATCGATGCGCTGGATATCCCTTCAGGCAGCCCGCTCTCCAGAGAACTCCGGCCCGGCACGCCCGGGAATCACCAGATGCAGACGCGAAGTAAGACCCCTCAAAGAGCCCCGGGCAGACCTCCGGACGAGGGCCCTTCGTACAGCCGAGGACAGGACCGGGCTCAGCACAGACCTCAACATCAGTACCAGTATCAGGCCGGACCAGGTGAGGTTTCATGAGACAGATGTTAGTGAGCTGTTGTCTGAATGTTGTGCTCTTCAATCTACTGTTTCCCGGTTCCAGGTGAAGCCGTCAGTCCGTACAGACACGGACAGAACATGAAGAAACGCCGACTGGACACTTGAGAGTTCATGTTGCTTCCTCAACACTTTATAACAttgattttacttttgttttcatatttatttaatttttgcaaTGAGTTGCTGCTATTTGATTTTTGGAGAAATGTTATCCGGTtttgtaaaaaacaataaacacaaaaccACAGAAGTCAGTCGGCtgagttttatttatatttattgataGAAACCAACAAACTCTTAATAAATagtacaggttttttttttttaaactttgattGGTGCTTATTTGATCACATATTTAATATTGTAGAGAACTATGTAGGGATTTCACTTTTCAGGGTCTTGGAATCattttatttcaagaaaaaaaaacatcccagaGGAGCAATATTCACAAATTAGTGAAATAAAATATCACAATCTGGTCATAACATGTTAACGATTATTCCAATAAGCATGACAAGTGCTTTAattgatattatttttatttgtttttacattttgtacaatgtggaaaacagacacaaaacagacaCTGAATCACAGAGGTCAGTGAGGAGGGATCAGAAAGAAGAGCTGGACAGATGTTACTGCGTGTCAGCAGCCTCAGACGCTTCTGTAGAGGGCTGTGATCATTACTGATAGGAGCAGAGGAGCATGTGGACCTTTAAGAGCTTTGTTGTGACCTTGTGCTGTACAGTAGCCAGTTGTCATGTGTAAGATTAAACACCAGTGAAGCCAGCATGCAGAAATCATACGCCCATAGTTTGATATTGAAGTTGTGCCTGTGATATCGAACAGATCAACGCGTTGTGATCACTCTCAGGAAGGCAAAGAATAAGAATTAACAAAAAGATCTAATATTCCAACATCAAAAACATTGAAGTCGGTAACAACCCTCATCAGCATGCAAGTGTTTCCCTCACCCctcagtccctttaaaactttAAACGTTGCATATTCTGCATTGCAGTAACTTATTTTTCTCTAGAGAAGTTTAACTATTCATCCAATCTACGAGCAGGCGGAAGAGTCACAATGACAGCATGGCACTCGTGTGAGGTGGGGAGACAGAATTAGAGCCAGCATGACAACTTTTAAACCTTTATACAGCTCGCTCGCTGCCGGAACCAGCGAAACGCTTTAATGGGAAATccacaaaaacaaatgtcagcCGAACACATGAGccaaatataaaacacacaaagtgaCCTGTAGAGAGAACAGAAACGCTTCCACATCACTCCCTGTGCTCTTCGTTCTGCAGTCCTGTCTGGTGT
The nucleotide sequence above comes from Sebastes fasciatus isolate fSebFas1 chromosome 4, fSebFas1.pri, whole genome shotgun sequence. Encoded proteins:
- the rad52 gene encoding DNA repair protein RAD52 homolog, giving the protein MMSSNGEERSGSALRCFGQYTYTAEEHQAVHRALRQRLGPEYISSRMAGGGQKVCYVEGHRVIGLANEMFGYNGWSHSISQQNVDFIDHLNGKFYVGVSAFIKVQLKDGSFHEDVGYGVSEGLKSKALSLEKARKEAVTDGMKRALKCFGNALGNCILDKEYLIAINKIPKQPRPPVDPAQTKRSEGEPSVEKARISSLVREQKLVSAAGPGRTPLEPRVLNQNQNYSDVHTPTAAGPADRRSENLDSRPVTDSVDVSGSEVHTDPKQLRKLRQQQLQEKFRREMETRKLQQKQDYAKSEDTEVVIGRGSSGGHEDVPACRDSSSAGHRKPSSRDEHLADDPELWDFTLDGIDALDIPSGSPLSRELRPGTPGNHQMQTRSKTPQRAPGRPPDEGPSYSRGQDRAQHRPQHQYQYQAGPGEAVSPYRHGQNMKKRRLDT